A window of the Parabacteroides merdae ATCC 43184 genome harbors these coding sequences:
- a CDS encoding peptidylprolyl isomerase: MVKEGLMKKLLVLSLVFACMTGNAQVSVDSVVMTVAGKQIPLDEFIFIAQKNSEVNLSDRKSVNAYVELFKNFKLKVAEAEDLGLDKTKAFKDELDSYRAQLTSSYLSDKDGEEAAVRAVYDRYGEVLELSHILFRLPQRTLSKDTVPVYQKAIEAYERIQAGEDFAAVGKELKDADKENVGYEYVHCLLPMQTVKAFENVAYSLPVGSVSLPVRTTMGFHIIKIHSRRRNPGLVRVAHVLIPFEKDSVKFGEAETLARAEEVYRKAKDGADFAMLAKEYSSDAGSAKRGGELPAFGVGEMVEPFEVAAFALNTPGELSRPVKTRFGYHIIKLIEKKGIPSFDDKKKAWSRQMAQGERNFEYYGAFDERMKKEYGYCFYPEAYAELQALCNDYFPSDPAFYEKAKDMNKTLFHLNGTDFPQSEFAYYIQRCPFSTKSYAGDFMQEVYDLFIRDIVTTAERKNLTTKHPEFDLLMKEYRDGILLFDISNKEVWNKPMDQQAKAEAEWIEQLNRKYPVTINWKLVKKVSKMTKK, encoded by the coding sequence ATGGTAAAAGAAGGATTAATGAAGAAGTTGCTTGTATTATCTTTGGTATTCGCTTGTATGACAGGAAATGCACAAGTTTCGGTCGATTCGGTAGTGATGACGGTAGCCGGAAAGCAGATCCCGTTGGATGAATTTATTTTTATTGCACAAAAGAATAGCGAAGTTAATTTGTCTGACCGTAAATCCGTGAATGCATACGTGGAGTTGTTTAAGAACTTCAAACTGAAAGTGGCGGAAGCGGAAGATTTGGGACTGGACAAGACGAAAGCGTTCAAAGATGAATTGGATAGCTATCGGGCTCAATTGACTTCAAGTTATCTGTCGGATAAGGATGGAGAGGAAGCTGCTGTACGTGCCGTATATGACCGGTATGGAGAAGTGCTGGAATTGAGTCATATTCTGTTCCGCTTGCCGCAACGTACATTATCGAAAGATACGGTTCCGGTATATCAGAAAGCGATCGAGGCCTATGAGCGTATTCAAGCGGGAGAGGATTTTGCCGCTGTCGGCAAAGAACTGAAAGATGCCGATAAGGAAAATGTCGGCTATGAATATGTACACTGTTTGCTGCCGATGCAGACGGTTAAAGCCTTTGAAAATGTCGCTTATTCGTTGCCCGTCGGTTCCGTCTCTCTGCCGGTTCGGACGACTATGGGCTTCCATATCATAAAAATACACAGTCGCAGGCGAAATCCGGGGCTGGTACGTGTAGCGCATGTCCTGATCCCGTTTGAGAAAGATTCGGTGAAGTTTGGAGAGGCTGAAACATTGGCTCGTGCGGAAGAAGTTTATCGGAAAGCGAAGGATGGAGCTGACTTTGCCATGTTGGCAAAAGAATACTCGTCTGATGCCGGTTCTGCCAAGCGGGGAGGGGAGTTGCCAGCTTTTGGTGTCGGCGAGATGGTGGAGCCGTTCGAAGTGGCTGCTTTCGCTTTGAACACTCCGGGGGAATTGTCCCGACCGGTGAAAACTCGTTTTGGTTATCACATTATAAAGTTGATCGAGAAGAAAGGTATTCCTTCTTTCGATGATAAGAAGAAGGCCTGGTCTCGCCAGATGGCGCAGGGAGAACGGAATTTCGAATATTACGGTGCGTTTGATGAACGAATGAAAAAAGAGTATGGATATTGCTTCTATCCCGAGGCTTATGCCGAACTACAAGCTTTGTGCAACGACTATTTTCCGTCCGATCCTGCTTTCTACGAGAAGGCGAAAGACATGAACAAGACTTTGTTTCATCTGAATGGCACGGATTTTCCCCAGAGTGAGTTCGCTTATTATATCCAGCGCTGTCCGTTCTCTACGAAATCGTATGCGGGAGATTTCATGCAGGAGGTTTACGATCTTTTTATCCGAGATATCGTAACTACTGCCGAACGTAAGAATCTGACTACGAAACATCCTGAGTTCGATCTTCTTATGAAAGAGTATCGGGATGGCATCTTGCTGTTCGACATCAGC
- the recQ gene encoding DNA helicase RecQ — MAKKDNLTEELKKHFGFDTFKGNQRAIIENVLAGNDTFVLMPTGGGKSLCYQLPSLMMQGTAIVISPLIALMKNQVDAMRNFSEEDGVAHFINSSLNKSAIDQVKDDIRNGRTKLLYVAPESLTKDENVEFLRQVNISFYAVDEAHCISEWGHDFRPEYRRIRPIINEIGKRPLIALTATATPKVQHDIQKNLGMIDASVFKSSFNRSNLYYEIRPKTANIDREIIKYIKSNEGKSGIIYCLSRKKVEEFADILKANGIKALPYHAGMDSQQRSSNQDAFLMEKADVIVATIAFGMGIDKPDVRYVIHYDIPKSLEGYYQETGRAGRDGGEGQCIAFYAYKDLQKLEKFMQGKPVAEQEIGKQLLLETAAYAETSVCRRKVLLHYFGEEYLEENCGNCDNCLNPKKKVEAKELLSAVLEVVGTLKEKFKAEYIVNMLVGNETSEIQSYKHNELEIFGSGSDEEEKTWNAVIRQALIAGYLAKDIENYGLLKITEKGKEFIKKPVSFKITEDNEFDEEEEEVPVRGGAACAVDPALFSMMKDLRKKLSKRLEVPPFVIFQDPSLEAMATTYPVTLEELQNIPGVGAGKAKRYGKEFIELIKRHVEENEIERPEDLRVRTVANKSKLKVSIIQRIDRKVALDEIAMTNGLEFNELLDEIEAIVYSGTRINIDYFLNDVMDEDHIDDIYEYFKDSETDDLEDAIEELGGDYTEEEIRLVRIKFLSEMAN, encoded by the coding sequence ATGGCGAAGAAGGATAATTTGACAGAAGAGCTCAAAAAACATTTTGGTTTTGATACCTTTAAAGGAAATCAGAGAGCAATCATCGAAAATGTACTGGCAGGAAATGATACATTTGTGTTGATGCCGACCGGAGGAGGAAAATCTTTGTGTTATCAACTGCCTTCTCTTATGATGCAGGGGACGGCCATAGTGATTTCTCCTTTGATAGCCCTGATGAAGAACCAAGTGGATGCCATGCGTAATTTCAGCGAAGAGGACGGGGTTGCCCATTTCATAAACTCTTCCTTGAATAAATCGGCTATCGACCAGGTAAAAGACGATATCCGTAATGGCCGGACGAAATTGCTCTACGTGGCTCCTGAGTCATTGACCAAAGATGAAAATGTGGAGTTTCTGCGCCAAGTCAATATTTCGTTTTATGCAGTGGACGAAGCACATTGTATTTCTGAATGGGGGCATGATTTCCGTCCGGAATATCGTCGTATCCGTCCGATCATAAACGAAATCGGCAAGCGTCCGTTGATTGCTTTGACGGCGACAGCCACTCCGAAAGTGCAGCACGATATTCAGAAAAACTTGGGAATGATTGACGCTTCTGTCTTTAAATCCTCCTTCAACCGTTCTAATTTGTATTATGAGATTCGTCCGAAAACGGCGAATATCGACCGCGAGATCATCAAATATATTAAGTCCAACGAGGGAAAATCCGGTATTATCTATTGTTTGAGCCGTAAGAAGGTGGAAGAATTTGCCGATATTCTGAAAGCAAACGGTATCAAGGCGCTCCCTTATCATGCCGGTATGGATTCGCAGCAGCGTTCGAGCAATCAGGATGCGTTCCTAATGGAAAAAGCAGACGTGATCGTTGCGACCATTGCTTTCGGTATGGGGATCGACAAACCCGACGTACGGTATGTCATCCATTATGATATTCCCAAAAGCCTCGAAGGATATTACCAGGAAACCGGACGAGCCGGCCGTGATGGCGGTGAAGGCCAGTGCATCGCTTTTTATGCCTATAAAGACTTGCAGAAATTGGAAAAATTCATGCAGGGAAAACCTGTGGCGGAACAGGAGATCGGTAAGCAGTTGCTTCTGGAGACTGCTGCTTATGCCGAAACTTCCGTATGTCGACGGAAAGTCTTGTTGCACTATTTCGGTGAAGAATACCTGGAAGAAAATTGTGGAAATTGTGATAATTGTTTGAACCCAAAAAAGAAAGTGGAAGCAAAGGAATTATTAAGCGCCGTACTCGAAGTGGTTGGTACGTTAAAGGAAAAATTCAAGGCAGAATATATTGTCAACATGTTGGTCGGCAACGAGACCTCCGAAATACAATCTTACAAGCACAATGAACTGGAGATTTTCGGTTCCGGTTCGGATGAGGAAGAGAAGACATGGAATGCCGTTATCCGTCAAGCATTGATTGCCGGATATTTGGCCAAGGACATCGAGAACTACGGTCTGTTGAAGATTACAGAAAAAGGAAAAGAGTTTATAAAGAAACCTGTCTCTTTCAAGATTACAGAAGACAACGAATTCGATGAAGAGGAAGAAGAAGTTCCCGTACGCGGTGGAGCCGCTTGTGCGGTCGATCCTGCCCTTTTCTCGATGATGAAGGATTTACGCAAGAAGTTGTCCAAGCGTCTGGAAGTGCCTCCTTTCGTTATTTTCCAGGATCCGTCTCTGGAAGCGATGGCCACTACTTATCCGGTAACGTTGGAAGAATTGCAGAATATTCCGGGTGTCGGAGCCGGTAAGGCAAAAAGATATGGTAAGGAGTTCATTGAGCTGATTAAGCGTCATGTGGAAGAAAACGAGATCGAACGTCCCGAAGATCTTCGGGTTCGTACGGTTGCCAATAAATCCAAATTGAAGGTTTCGATCATCCAGCGTATCGACCGTAAGGTGGCGTTAGACGAAATAGCCATGACGAACGGATTGGAATTTAACGAACTACTCGACGAAATAGAAGCGATCGTTTATTCTGGAACCCGTATCAATATCGACTACTTCTTGAACGATGTGATGGACGAAGATCATATCGATGATATTTATGAATACTTCAAGGATTCGGAAACAGACGATCTGGAAGATGCAATCGAAGAATTAGGTGGTGATTATACGGAAGAAGAGATTCGCCTCGTCCGCATTAAGTTCCTGTCGGAAATGGCAAATTAA
- the clpX gene encoding ATP-dependent Clp protease ATP-binding subunit ClpX: MAKTGDSCTFCGRGSRDVNMLINGISGAICDECAQQAYEIVKEQMPGKGSSFGLNQKDLPKPEDIKTFLDQYVIGQDDAKRYLSVAVYNHYKRLIQKVTSDDVEIEKSNIIMVGATGTGKTLLARTIAKLLHVPFAIVDATVLTEAGYVGEDIESILTRLLQAADYDVEAAQRGIVFIDEIDKIARKSDNPSITRDVSGEGVQQGLLKLLEGSIVNVPPQGGRKHPEQKMIAVDTKNILFVCGGAFDGIEKKIAQRLNTRVVGYAANENTAQVDRNNLLKYITPTDLKSFGLIPEIIGRLPILTYLNPLDRSTLRNILTEPKNSIIKQYIKLFAMDDIELTFDEDVFEFIVDKALEFKLGARGLRSIVEAVMMDAMYSMPSANEKTLHVTLEYAKEKFEKSDVNRLQMT, translated from the coding sequence ATGGCCAAAACAGGCGATAGCTGTACGTTTTGCGGACGCGGTAGCCGGGACGTTAATATGTTGATTAACGGGATTTCCGGTGCTATTTGCGATGAATGTGCACAGCAAGCGTACGAAATAGTAAAAGAACAAATGCCTGGCAAGGGGAGTTCTTTTGGATTAAACCAGAAAGATCTGCCTAAGCCTGAGGATATTAAGACTTTTCTGGACCAATATGTGATAGGTCAGGACGACGCTAAACGTTATCTGTCGGTTGCTGTGTATAACCATTACAAACGTTTGATCCAGAAAGTAACATCGGATGATGTTGAGATCGAGAAATCGAATATTATTATGGTGGGTGCTACGGGGACAGGTAAAACGCTACTTGCCCGTACGATCGCCAAATTGCTCCATGTCCCGTTTGCCATTGTAGATGCGACGGTCTTGACAGAAGCCGGTTATGTAGGGGAGGATATAGAAAGCATTTTGACCCGTCTGTTGCAGGCTGCCGATTATGATGTCGAAGCGGCACAGCGTGGTATCGTATTTATCGATGAAATAGATAAGATCGCCCGTAAGAGCGATAATCCTTCCATTACCCGTGATGTAAGCGGTGAAGGTGTGCAGCAGGGCTTGCTGAAGCTCTTGGAAGGTTCCATCGTGAACGTACCCCCGCAGGGTGGGCGCAAGCATCCGGAGCAGAAAATGATTGCCGTGGATACGAAAAATATCCTGTTTGTATGTGGTGGCGCTTTCGACGGAATAGAGAAGAAAATCGCCCAGCGTTTGAATACACGTGTAGTAGGATACGCCGCAAACGAAAACACGGCGCAGGTGGATCGCAACAATCTGCTGAAATACATTACACCAACCGACTTGAAATCGTTTGGCCTGATTCCGGAAATCATCGGACGTCTGCCTATCTTGACCTATTTGAACCCGTTGGATAGGAGTACGCTTCGTAATATCTTGACGGAACCGAAGAACTCGATCATCAAGCAATATATCAAATTGTTTGCGATGGATGATATTGAACTGACATTTGACGAAGACGTGTTCGAATTTATAGTCGATAAGGCACTTGAGTTTAAGTTGGGAGCACGTGGCTTACGTTCCATTGTGGAGGCTGTGATGATGGATGCCATGTACAGTATGCCGTCTGCAAATGAAAAGACACTCCATGTCACGTTGGAGTATGCGAAGGAAAAGTTTGAAAAATCGGACGTAAACCGTCTGCAGATGACCTGA
- the clpP gene encoding ATP-dependent Clp endopeptidase proteolytic subunit ClpP: MEDFRKYATKHLGMNSNALDSYMNITSSYISPTIIEERQLNVAQMDVFSRLMMDRIIFLGTQVDDYTANVIQAQLLYLDSSDPGKDISIYINSPGGSVYAGYGIYDTMQFISSDVSTICTGMAASFAAVLLVAGTKGKRMALPHSRVMIHQPLGGAQGQASDIEITAREILKVKKELYTIISTHSGQPYEKVEHDSDRDYWMTAEEALAYGMIDKVLVRNK; the protein is encoded by the coding sequence ATGGAAGATTTCAGAAAGTATGCAACGAAGCATTTAGGGATGAACAGTAATGCGCTGGACAGTTATATGAATATAACCAGCAGTTACATATCTCCGACGATTATCGAAGAGCGTCAATTGAACGTTGCTCAGATGGACGTTTTTTCACGGTTGATGATGGACCGTATCATTTTTTTAGGTACACAGGTTGACGATTATACGGCAAATGTAATCCAGGCACAGTTGTTGTATCTGGATTCAAGCGATCCGGGCAAGGATATTTCAATTTATATCAATTCTCCGGGTGGCTCTGTTTATGCAGGATATGGTATTTATGACACGATGCAGTTTATCAGTAGTGACGTGTCGACTATCTGTACGGGTATGGCAGCTTCTTTTGCTGCGGTATTGCTGGTCGCCGGAACGAAAGGCAAGCGTATGGCCTTGCCTCATTCCCGCGTGATGATTCACCAGCCGTTAGGCGGTGCGCAGGGACAGGCTTCGGATATTGAGATCACGGCTCGTGAAATCCTGAAAGTAAAGAAGGAACTCTACACAATCATATCAACTCATTCAGGTCAACCTTATGAAAAGGTTGAACACGATAGTGACCGTGACTATTGGATGACGGCAGAGGAAGCTTTGGCTTACGGTATGATCGACAAGGTTCTGGTTCGTAATAAATAA
- the tig gene encoding trigger factor translates to MNVSLKNIDATKGIVKLEIVKADYADKVEKSLRSFRQKAEMPGFRKGMVPMGMVKKMYGKHVLVEEINKLVSENLYNYIRENKLNILGEPLPNETEQKEINFDTQEDFEFCFDVALAPEIKIELSKNDKVPYYQVNIDDEMIGKQVEAYQANFGTYDQVEDVEEKDLVKGTVAELENGSPKEGGIVVEEAVLMPMYIKDEAEKAKFIGAKKNSVIVFNPNKAYEGAEAEIASFLKVNKEAVSGITGDFSFEITEVTRHKNAELNQELFDKVFGEGVVTSEEEFKNKIREALAEQFTPQSDFKFLVDARDLLVQKAGELSFAEDLLKRWLLVANEKNTKEKIDEEYPRIIEDLKYQLIKENLVKENGLKVEDADIEGFAKRVAKAQFAQYGMLSVPEDVLANYAKDILKNKQTLQNIIDRAVEEKLAGWLKEQVELDTKEVTADEFNKLFEE, encoded by the coding sequence ATGAACGTTTCGCTTAAAAACATTGATGCTACAAAAGGCATTGTGAAATTGGAAATAGTGAAAGCTGACTATGCAGACAAGGTTGAAAAGAGCCTTCGCAGCTTCCGTCAGAAAGCAGAGATGCCGGGTTTCCGTAAAGGGATGGTCCCAATGGGTATGGTAAAGAAAATGTATGGCAAGCATGTGTTGGTCGAAGAAATCAACAAATTGGTTTCTGAAAACCTGTACAACTATATCCGTGAAAACAAACTGAACATTTTGGGCGAACCGCTGCCTAACGAAACTGAACAGAAAGAAATCAACTTCGATACTCAGGAAGACTTCGAATTTTGTTTTGATGTAGCGCTGGCTCCGGAAATCAAGATCGAATTGTCCAAAAATGACAAGGTTCCTTATTACCAGGTGAATATCGACGACGAAATGATCGGCAAACAAGTCGAGGCTTACCAGGCTAATTTCGGAACGTACGACCAGGTTGAGGATGTAGAAGAAAAAGACTTGGTGAAAGGTACGGTAGCCGAACTGGAAAACGGTTCTCCGAAAGAAGGCGGTATCGTTGTTGAAGAGGCTGTTTTGATGCCGATGTACATAAAGGATGAAGCTGAAAAAGCTAAATTCATCGGTGCAAAGAAGAACTCTGTGATCGTATTCAATCCGAATAAGGCCTACGAAGGTGCAGAAGCAGAAATCGCTTCTTTCTTGAAAGTGAATAAGGAAGCCGTCAGTGGTATCACAGGCGATTTTAGCTTTGAAATCACGGAGGTGACTCGTCATAAGAATGCAGAGCTGAACCAGGAATTGTTCGACAAAGTCTTCGGTGAAGGCGTTGTTACCAGCGAAGAAGAATTCAAGAACAAGATCCGCGAAGCTTTGGCTGAGCAGTTCACTCCGCAGAGCGACTTCAAGTTCTTGGTCGATGCCCGTGACCTGCTGGTTCAGAAGGCCGGTGAACTTTCGTTTGCCGAAGACCTGTTAAAGCGTTGGTTGCTGGTTGCCAATGAAAAGAATACGAAAGAAAAGATCGACGAAGAATATCCTCGGATCATAGAAGACTTGAAATATCAGCTGATCAAAGAAAATCTGGTGAAGGAAAACGGATTGAAAGTTGAAGATGCTGATATCGAAGGCTTCGCTAAACGTGTAGCTAAAGCCCAGTTTGCCCAGTATGGAATGCTTTCCGTACCGGAAGACGTATTGGCTAACTATGCTAAAGACATTTTGAAAAACAAGCAGACGCTGCAGAATATCATTGACCGTGCAGTTGAAGAAAAACTGGCAGGCTGGTTGAAAGAACAAGTCGAACTGGATACCAAGGAGGTGACAGCCGACGAATTCAACAAACTTTTTGAAGAATAA
- a CDS encoding RNA recognition motif domain-containing protein, with product MNIYVGNLNYRVREDDLKQVMEEYGTVESVKIIKDRETGKSKGFGFVEMPDDEAAKKAIAELNEAEYEGRQIVIKEARPK from the coding sequence ATGAACATCTATGTTGGAAACCTGAACTATCGTGTTCGGGAAGATGATTTGAAACAAGTAATGGAAGAATACGGTACGGTTGAATCCGTAAAGATCATCAAAGACCGTGAAACAGGCAAATCAAAAGGTTTTGGTTTCGTTGAAATGCCGGACGATGAAGCTGCGAAAAAAGCAATCGCCGAGTTGAACGAAGCAGAATATGAAGGCCGCCAGATAGTAATAAAAGAGGCTCGTCCTAAATAA
- a CDS encoding CPBP family intramembrane glutamic endopeptidase — protein MFLKGIYAGKPAIFQLTVLLLLILAGAVFSSLIAMGFFYMIYGLHADITQYSDMMRLLQLISALGTFLFPALALAWLCSYNPKEYLSIGKMPKGHILLLTFLSIFLITPSISLTGILNKQMELPSFMEPIENWMRLQEETAEQLTLKLLAGRGIITLFFNLIVIAVAAGITEEFLFRGALQRIIGKWTYNHHIIIWSAAIIFSTFHMQFFGFLPRMLLGAYFGYLLYWTRNIWIPVFAHFVNNAIAVISMSDAKLKDNEFITGDISTQNLLPYTIVAIVALFFFVRCCRKLKIIRSSNLNS, from the coding sequence ATGTTCTTAAAAGGTATATATGCCGGAAAACCGGCCATCTTCCAATTGACCGTCCTGCTTCTCCTGATTCTGGCAGGCGCAGTTTTCTCATCGCTGATTGCAATGGGATTCTTCTATATGATCTATGGTCTGCACGCCGATATTACGCAGTATTCGGACATGATGCGCCTGTTGCAACTTATTTCAGCCCTCGGCACATTCCTCTTTCCTGCATTGGCACTTGCGTGGCTGTGCAGCTACAATCCGAAAGAATATCTGTCGATCGGGAAAATGCCTAAAGGACACATATTGCTTCTCACATTTCTCAGCATATTTTTGATCACTCCTTCCATCAGCCTGACCGGAATACTGAATAAGCAGATGGAACTGCCATCTTTTATGGAACCCATAGAAAACTGGATGCGGTTGCAAGAGGAAACGGCCGAACAACTGACTCTGAAATTGCTGGCCGGAAGAGGGATCATAACTTTGTTTTTTAACCTGATCGTTATCGCGGTAGCTGCCGGCATTACGGAAGAATTCCTTTTCAGGGGCGCTTTGCAACGGATAATCGGGAAATGGACGTACAATCATCATATCATCATCTGGAGTGCAGCCATCATTTTCAGTACCTTCCACATGCAGTTTTTCGGCTTCCTTCCACGTATGCTGTTAGGAGCTTATTTCGGATATTTACTTTATTGGACCCGGAACATCTGGATACCGGTATTTGCCCACTTCGTTAATAATGCAATTGCTGTCATCAGCATGTCGGATGCCAAATTAAAAGACAACGAATTCATTACCGGAGATATTTCCACACAGAATTTGTTGCCCTACACAATCGTGGCGATCGTTGCGTTATTTTTCTTTGTCCGTTGCTGTCGGAAATTGAAAATTATCAGATCGTCTAATCTTAATTCTTAA
- the lptB gene encoding LPS export ABC transporter ATP-binding protein — protein MADEQQMVLRTEDLVKKYKTRTVVNHVSINVKQGEIVGLLGPNGAGKTTTFYMTVGLVTPNEGKIFLNDMEITKFPVYKRARNGIGYLAQEASIFRKMTVEDNIRSVLEMTETTSEYQKEKLESLIAEFGLNKVRKNLGDQLSGGERRRAEIARCLAIDPKFIMLDEPFAGVDPIAVQDIQSIVAKLKHKNIGILITDHNVYETLSICDRAYLLFEGKVLFQGTAEQLAENEIVREKYLGKDFVLRKKDF, from the coding sequence ATGGCAGACGAACAACAAATGGTGCTCCGTACGGAGGACCTCGTTAAAAAATATAAGACACGTACCGTTGTAAATCATGTTTCGATCAATGTGAAGCAGGGAGAGATCGTGGGATTGCTTGGCCCTAATGGAGCTGGGAAAACGACTACTTTCTATATGACGGTAGGGTTGGTGACTCCCAATGAAGGAAAGATATTCTTGAACGATATGGAGATCACGAAGTTTCCGGTGTATAAACGCGCTCGTAATGGTATTGGCTACTTAGCTCAGGAGGCGTCTATTTTCCGTAAAATGACGGTGGAGGATAACATTCGTTCCGTATTGGAAATGACAGAGACAACATCCGAATACCAGAAAGAAAAATTGGAGAGTCTGATTGCCGAATTTGGTCTGAATAAAGTGCGGAAGAATTTGGGCGACCAGTTGTCCGGAGGTGAACGCCGGCGTGCGGAGATCGCTCGCTGTCTGGCTATCGATCCGAAATTTATCATGCTTGACGAACCGTTTGCCGGGGTAGACCCGATTGCCGTACAAGATATCCAGAGTATTGTCGCAAAGCTGAAACATAAGAATATCGGGATTCTGATCACAGATCATAACGTATACGAGACTTTGAGTATCTGTGACCGTGCCTATCTGCTGTTCGAAGGGAAAGTGCTTTTTCAGGGAACTGCCGAGCAGTTGGCCGAAAATGAAATTGTGCGTGAAAAATATCTGGGTAAGGATTTTGTTCTCCGCAAAAAAGACTTTTAA
- a CDS encoding MlaE family ABC transporter permease, producing MNKALHQVGEYVMLMGKCISVPNRWSMFFKQLIKEIYKLGVDSLWIVVIISIFIGTVIAIQISLNISSPLIPKFTIGYTTREIILLEFSSSIMSLILAGKVGSNIASEIGTMRVTEQIDAMEIMGVNSANFLILPKMVGMMTFIPVLVIFSMFTGILGGIAASHSTGTGMTPASFEYGLQFYFNEFYIWYSIIKSVVYAFIISSIAAYFGYNVKGGALEVGKASTNAVVMSSIMILLADVILTNLMLT from the coding sequence ATGAATAAAGCATTACATCAAGTAGGTGAATATGTCATGTTGATGGGGAAATGCATCTCCGTACCCAACCGGTGGAGCATGTTCTTTAAGCAGTTGATAAAGGAAATATATAAATTAGGAGTCGATTCCCTTTGGATCGTTGTCATCATTTCCATTTTTATCGGTACGGTTATTGCCATCCAGATTTCACTGAATATCAGTTCGCCGCTCATTCCTAAATTTACGATAGGATATACAACGCGTGAAATTATCCTGCTGGAATTTTCTTCTTCCATCATGTCGTTGATTCTGGCGGGTAAAGTCGGTAGCAACATTGCTTCCGAAATCGGGACCATGCGTGTGACGGAGCAGATCGACGCAATGGAGATCATGGGAGTTAACTCCGCCAACTTCCTGATCCTGCCAAAGATGGTCGGTATGATGACTTTCATTCCGGTATTAGTTATCTTCAGTATGTTCACCGGTATTTTGGGAGGTATCGCAGCCAGCCATTCCACAGGAACAGGTATGACACCCGCTTCTTTCGAATATGGTTTACAGTTCTATTTCAATGAGTTCTACATCTGGTACTCCATCATTAAATCCGTTGTGTATGCATTTATTATTTCATCCATAGCCGCCTACTTCGGTTACAATGTAAAAGGCGGTGCACTGGAAGTAGGTAAAGCCAGTACGAACGCGGTCGTTATGAGCAGTATCATGATTCTGCTGGCCGACGTGATCTTAACCAACTTAATGCTGACATAA
- a CDS encoding ABC transporter ATP-binding protein — translation MVEVKHITKSFEGRVVLNDISAVFETGKTNLIIGRSGSGKTVLIKNIIGLMRPDSGEILYDGRDLTSMDKHELNMLRREMGMLFQGSALFDSMTVLENVMFPLDMFSNDTYKDRLKRAQFCLDRVNLSEAGHLYPSEISGGMMKRAAIARAIALNPKYLFCDEPNSGLDPKTSLIIDDLIHDITAEYKMTTIINTHDMNSVMNIGENIIFIKEGVKEWQGNSKEVITSKNKALNDFIFASDLFRKVKEVEEEELKEEELKAK, via the coding sequence ATGGTAGAAGTAAAACATATCACCAAGTCCTTTGAAGGACGAGTTGTCCTGAATGACATCAGTGCTGTATTCGAAACGGGAAAAACAAACCTGATTATCGGGCGAAGCGGCTCCGGGAAAACGGTTCTTATCAAAAATATTATCGGGCTGATGCGTCCGGATTCGGGAGAGATTTTATATGACGGCCGTGACTTGACATCGATGGATAAGCACGAATTGAACATGTTGCGCCGTGAAATGGGTATGCTGTTCCAAGGATCGGCCTTATTCGACAGCATGACGGTGTTGGAAAATGTCATGTTCCCGCTGGATATGTTCTCAAACGACACTTACAAAGATCGTTTGAAGCGTGCCCAGTTCTGTCTGGACCGTGTGAACCTGTCGGAAGCCGGTCACCTCTATCCTTCTGAGATCAGCGGCGGTATGATGAAACGTGCCGCTATTGCCCGCGCCATCGCCCTGAACCCGAAATATCTGTTCTGTGACGAACCGAACTCCGGCCTGGACCCCAAGACTTCGTTGATTATCGACGACCTGATCCACGATATCACCGCCGAATACAAAATGACGACTATCATCAACACACATGACATGAACTCCGTCATGAATATCGGTGAAAACATTATCTTCATCAAAGAAGGCGTAAAAGAATGGCAGGGGAACAGCAAAGAGGTTATTACTTCCAAGAACAAAGCATTGAACGATTTTATCTTCGCTTCTGACCTGTTCCGTAAGGTAAAAGAGGTCGAGGAAGAAGAGTTAAAAGAAGAAGAACTGAAAGCAAAGTAA